The Petrotoga sibirica DSM 13575 genome contains a region encoding:
- a CDS encoding adenine phosphoribosyltransferase — translation METVEIKKWIRDIPDFPEKGVIFRDITPLLKNPEVFKYSLNKIVELIKDWDFDCIVSPESRGFIFATPLAYIMDKEFVPIRKPGKLPYQTYSISYELEYGQTSLEMHVDAIEKGEKVIVVDDVLASGGTTKAIKELIERAGGETVGVVCLAELTYLNPRENLKDLEIASLIYY, via the coding sequence ATGGAGACAGTAGAGATAAAAAAATGGATAAGAGACATACCAGATTTTCCAGAAAAAGGCGTTATATTTAGAGACATTACCCCACTTTTGAAAAATCCTGAAGTATTTAAATATTCACTTAACAAAATCGTCGAATTGATAAAAGATTGGGATTTTGATTGTATTGTATCCCCTGAGTCAAGGGGGTTTATATTTGCCACACCTTTAGCTTATATCATGGATAAAGAATTCGTTCCCATCAGAAAACCAGGAAAACTACCTTACCAAACTTATTCGATCTCTTACGAATTGGAATATGGTCAAACATCCCTGGAAATGCATGTTGACGCGATTGAAAAAGGTGAAAAAGTCATAGTTGTTGATGATGTGTTAGCCTCGGGAGGTACTACAAAAGCCATAAAAGAATTAATAGAAAGAGCTGGAGGAGAAACCGTTGGAGTTGTTTGTCTTGCCGAACTAACCTATCTAAACCCAAGAGAAAATCTAAAAGATTTGGAAATTGCTAGCTTGATATATTATTGA